The Daucus carota subsp. sativus chromosome 2, DH1 v3.0, whole genome shotgun sequence genome includes a window with the following:
- the LOC108209976 gene encoding nucleolar protein 12, with the protein MGKKHSSSKKDGDLKPPSSSSGDDIFKSIFGFVSQEQEAQASIFSDNNPFKRKPIDPSQQSLKIEQENDKNQLGSLGSSEFETPDGGDGKKRKRRKEKVGGVGEGEESEPKGFSKKVKGKGGSLGEDEGGSVGVELKVQDKKKRKRGDIEAEYEAKRYGEVVVKDEKELGGGNVGEKRKAMDSVVSMVDKEEGFDDEEKLLRTVFVGNLPLKVKKKTLLKEFSQFGEIDSVRIRSVPIMNSKTPRKGAVIKKEFNAAVDNVHAYIVFKEDESAKASLSHNMAVVGGNHIRVDRACPPRKKLKGEDVPLYDCKRTVFIGNLPFDVKDEEIYQLFAGLPNMNSSVEAIRVVRDPGTSMGKGIAYVLFKTKEAVNLVVRKRNLKIRDRDLRLSYSKPNTTPSKHTNPSPFDQKNSSAKKFGAKSTTPDSKAKTMSYQGLRASKSGVQKKVHTKKFDALKINSRSVQVQKPKERTEKRPSVAARKAKALRIASNGSKEAGGKKRKIENRTPGSSQKSKKPRRF; encoded by the exons ATGGGAAAGAAACATAGCAGCAGCAAGAAAGACGGTGACTTGAAACCCCCTTCATCTTCTTCAGGTGATGATATATTTAAATCTATATTTGGTTTTGTATCTCAAGAACAAGAAGCTCAAGCTTCTATCTTTTCTGATAACAATCCATTTAAAAGAAAGCCCATCGACCCATCTCAGCAATCTTTAAAGATTGAGCAAGAAAATGATAAAAATCAGCTGGGTAGTCTTGGTAGTAGTGAATTTGAGACCCCAGATGGAGGGGATGGGAAGAAGAGAAAGAGGAGAAAAGAGAAGGTGGGTGGTGTTGGTGAAGGTGAAGAGTCTGAGCCGAAAGGGTTTTCGAAGAAAGTGAAAGGAAAGGGGGGATCTTTGGGGGAGGATGAGGGTGGTAGTGTTGGCGTGGAGTTGAAAGTGCAAGACaagaagaaaaggaagaggGGTGATATTGAGGCTGAATACGAGGCGAAGCGGTATGGGGAGGTGGTGGTGAAAGATGAGAAGGAATTGGGAGGGGGGAATGTCGGAGAGAAGAGGAAAGCTATGGATAGTGTTGTTAGTATGGTTGATAAGGAggaaggttttgatgatgaggAGAAGCTTTTGAGGACGGTTTTCGTTGGGAATTTGCCATTGAAGGTCAAGAAAAAGACATTATTGAAGGAATTTAGTCAGTTTGGAGAGATTGACTCTGTGAGGATCCGGTCTGTCCCGATTATGAAT AGTAAAACACCAAGGAAAGGTGCCGTAATCAAGAAAGAGTTTAATGCTGCAGTCGATAA TGTTCATGCTTATATTGTTTTCAAGGAGGACGAATCTGCCAAAGCTTCTTTGTCTCACAATATGGCTGTG GTTGGAGGAAATCACATCAGGGTTGATAGAGCATGCCCACCTCGTAAGAAATTGAAGGGAGAGGATGTTCCCCTGTATGATTGCAAGAGAACTGTTTTCATTGGCAACCTCCCATTTGATGTTAAG GATGAAGAGATTTATCAGTTGTTTGCAGGTCTTCCTAATATGAATTCCAGTGTTGAAGCCATTCGTGTTGTGCGAGATCCTGGTACAAGTATGGGAAAGGGTATCGCCTATGTGCTGTTTAAGACGAAG GAAGCTGTAAATCTGGTAGTCAGGAAGCGTAACTTGAAGATCCGGGACAGGGATTTGAGGCTCTCTTATTCAAAGCCCAACACCACGCCGTCTAAGCATACAAACCCATCACCTTTCGATCAAAAAAATTCTTCTGCAAAGAAATTTGGTGCAAAGTCCACAACTCCAGACAGCAAGGCAAAGACAATGTCTTATCAGGGTCTGCGAGCAAGCAAATCAGGTGTACAGAAGAAAGTTCACACCAAGAAGTTTGATGCATTGAAGATCAACTCTAGGAGTGTACAAGTTCAAAAGCCAAAAGAACGGACAGAAAAGCGTCCATCAGTTGCTGCAAGAAAGGCAAAAGCACTAAGGATTGCTAGTAATGGTTCTAAAGAAGCGGGTGGGAAGAAACGCAAGATAGAAAACAGAACACCAGGTAGTTCTCAGAAAAGCAAAAAGCCCAGAAGATTTTAG